A part of Entelurus aequoreus isolate RoL-2023_Sb linkage group LG03, RoL_Eaeq_v1.1, whole genome shotgun sequence genomic DNA contains:
- the syt1b gene encoding synaptotagmin-1b — MTGNHQDAAPITPTSSTQSPNTTDNQTHSAGQSADRFMSEQRRTHPSSWVVAALCVVSLCVLLSFGVCAWKKCLKKDKDKKKGKEKSKGGGVDTEMDGGYKEPLKVESKKETELSDTEPKEDDKLGRLHFTLDYNFTDNMLVVGILQASGLPAMDVGGSSDPYVKVYLLPDKKKKFETKIHRKTLEPNFNETFTFKVPYTELGGKTLVMTVYDFDRFSKHDAIGAVKIPMSSVDFSQSLQDWRDLQKAEKEESERLGDICLSLRYVPTAGKLTVVILEAKNLKKMDVGGLSDPYVKIHLIQNGKRLKKKKTTTKKNTLNPYYNESFSFEVPSEQIEKVQVAVTVLDYDKIGKNDAIGKVLLGMSGTGTEQRHWEDMLANPRRPIAQWHSIQPADDINALISNKK; from the exons ATGACGGGTAACCATCAAGATGCGGCCCCGATCACGCCGACAAGCTCCACCCAATCGCCAAACACCACAGATAACCAAACTCATTCTGCAGGCCAAAGTGCCGACAGGTTCATGAGTGAGCAGCGCAGAACCCACC CGTCATCGTGGGTTGTTGCCGCCCTCTGTGTTGTGAGTTTGTGCGTGTTGCTCTCCTTCGGCGTGTGCGCGTGGAAGAAATGCCTGAAAAAGGACAAGGACAAGAAAAAGGGGAAGGAGAAGAGCAAAGGAGGGGGCGTTGACACTGAAATGGATGGAGGTTACAAAGAG ccgcTAAAAGTTGAAAGCAAGAAGGAAACAGAGTTGTCAGACACAGAGCCAAAGGAGGATGACAAGCTTGGCAGACTACACTTCACATTAGACTACAACTTCACTGATAACATG CTAGTAGTCGGCATCTTGCAGGCCTCGGGGCTTCCTGCCATGGATGTGGGCGGGAGCTCGGACCCTTACGTAAAAGTCTATCTGCTTCCCGACAAAAAGAAAAAGTTTGAAACCAAAATTCACAGGAAGACTCTCGAACCCAACTTCAACGAGACTTTCACATTTAAG GTACCGTACACTGAGCTGGGCGGGAAGACGCTGGTGATGACGGTGTACGACTTTGACCGTTTCTCCAAACACGACGCCATCGGCGCTGTGAAGATACCTATGAGCAGCGTGGACTTCAGCCAGTCGCTGCAGGACTGGAGGGACCTGCAGAAGGCGGAGAAAGAGGAG AGCGAGCGTCTCGGGGACATTTGTTTGTCCTTGAGGTATGTGCCGACAGCAGGGAAACTGACTGTGGTGATTCTGGAGGCCAAAAACTTAAAGAAAATGGATGTGGGCGGATTATCAG ACCCTTACGTGAAGATCCACTTGATACAGAATGGGAAAAGACTGAAGAAAAAGAAAACGACAACCAAGAAGAACACATTGAACCCTTACTACAACGAGTCGTTCAGCTTTGAAGTGCCAAGTGAACAGATAGAG AAGGTGCAAGTAGCAGTGACTGTGTTGGACTATGACAAGATTGGAAAAAACGACGCCATCGGTAAAGTGCTGCTGGGTATGAGCGGCACCGGCACCGAGCAACGCCACTGGGAGGACATGCTCGCAAACCCCAGGCGGCCAATCGCGCAGTGGCACAGCATTCAACCGGCGGACGACATCAATGCGCTTATTTCCAAtaagaaataa